The following proteins are encoded in a genomic region of Nicotiana sylvestris chromosome 4, ASM39365v2, whole genome shotgun sequence:
- the LOC104225116 gene encoding polyadenylate-binding protein 2-like, which produces MALQVQQQTPVAGQNGVAATAGGGGAVGSPPPVVGNSQVVVSTSLYVGDLDFNVNDSQLYDLFNQVGQVVSVRVCRDLSTRRSLGYGYVNYSNPTDAARAMEVLNFTPINGKSIRIMYSHRDPSIRKSGAANIFIKNLDKSIDNKALHDTFSSFGNILSCKIATDSNGQSKGYGFVQFDSEGAATSAIAKLNGMLINDKQVYVGHFLRKQERDSAVSKTKFNNVYVKNLAESTTDEELKNTFGEFGNITSAVVMRDADGKSKCFGFVNFESADDAAKAVEALNGKKFDDKEWYVGKAQKKSEREQELKSKFEQTAKEVVDKYKGVNLYIKNLDDTIDDDKLKELFSEFGTVTSCKVMRDPSGISRGSGFVAFSTPEEASKALSEMNGKMIVSKPLYVAFAQRKEERRARLQAQFSQLRPVAMAASMAPRMPMYPPGAPGMGQQLFYGQAPPGMIPPQAGFGYQQQLVPGMRPGGAPLPNFFMPLVQQGQQGQRPGGRRGAGPVQQTQQPMPMMQQQMLPRGRMYRYPPGRNGQEAPIPGLAGGMLSVPYDMGGMLPREAAMGQPMPISTLASALANAPPEQQRTMLGESLYPLVDQLEHEHAAKVTGMLLEMDQTEVLHLLESPEALKAKVNEAMEVLKNVQQANSPADQLASLSLNDNLVS; this is translated from the exons ATGGCGCTACAAGTGCAGCAACAGACTCCGGTGGCGGGTCAAAATGGTGTGGCGGCTACGGCTGGTGGTGGCGGCGCCGTGGGTTCACCGCCGCCGGTGGTAGGAAACAGCCAGGTTGTTGTGTCGACGTCACTGTACGTGGGTGACCTTGATTTTAACGTGAATGATTCGCAGCTATATGATCTGTTTAACCAGGTTGGTCAGGTAGTATCAGTTAGGGTTTGTAGGGACTTGAGTACTAGGCGATCCCTTGGTTATGGCTACGTGAACTACAGCAACCCGACAGATG CCGCCAGGGCAATGGAGGTGTTGAACTTCACTCCTATTAATGGGAAGTCCATTAGGATAATGTATTCTCATAGAGACCCCAGTATCCGTAAGAGTGGAGCAGCTAATATTTTTATTAAG AATTTGGACAAGTCTATTGACAACAAAGCTTTGCATGACACTTTTTCAAGCTTTGGGAACATTCTTTCTTGCAAGATAGCTACTGATTCTAATGGCCAGTCTAAAGGCTATGGTTTTGTACAATTTGACAGTGAAGGGGCTGCTACAAGTGCAATAGCTAAGTTGAATGGCATGCTTATCAATGATAAGCAGGTGTATGTTGGGCATTTTCTTCGTAAACAAGAAAGAGATTCTGCAGTTAGCAAGACTAAATTCAATAACGTCTATGTGAAAAATTTGGCAGAGTCCACAACAGATGAGGAACTGAAAAATACTTTTGGTGAGTTTGGTAATATTACTAGTGCAGTAGTGATGAGGGATGCTGACGGAAAATCCAAGTGCTTTGGGTTTGTCAATTTTGAAAGTGCTGATGATGCTGCTAAGGCTGTTGAAGCTTTGAACGGGAAGAAATTTGATGATAAAGAGTGGTATGTTGGGAAAGCTCAGAAGAAGTCTGAAAGGGAACAAGAACTGAAAAGCAAGTTTGAGCAGACAGCTAAGGAGGTAGTAGATAAATACAAAGGAGTTAACCTGTACATTAAAAATTTGGATGATACCATTGACGATGATAAACTCAAGGAACTTTTTTCAGAGTTTGGCACAGTTACTTCTtgcaag GTTATGCGAGATCCTAGTGGAATCAGCAGAGGATCTGGATTTGTTGCTTTCTCAACTCCAGAAGAAGCTTCCAAAGCT CTTTCTGAGATGAACGGGAAAATGATAGTTAGCAAGCCACTCTACGTTGCATTTGCTCAGCGCAAAGAGGAGAGAAGAGCTAGGTTGCAG GCACAATTTTCACAACTGCGACCAGTTGCAATGGCTGCATCTATGGCTCCTCGTATGCCAATGTATCCTCCTGGTGCTCCTGGTATGGGACAGCAACTATTTTATGGGCAGGCTCCTCCTGGTATGATACCACCCCAG GCTGGTTTTGGCTATCAACAGCAGCTTGTTCCTGGAATGCGGCCTGGAGGAGCTCCTTTGCCCAACTTCTTTATGCCATTAGTCCAGCAGGGTCAGCAAGGCCAGCGACCGGGTGGTCGACGTGGTGCAGGGCCTGTGCAACAAACTCAGCAGCCCATGCCCATGATGCAGCAGCAG ATGCTCCCAAGGGGAAGAATGTATCGGTATCCACCTGGTCGTAATGGGCAGGAGGCGCCAATACCAGGCCTGGCAGGGGGTATGCTTTCTGTTCCATATGACATGGGTGGCATGCTGCCTCGAGAAGCTGCTATGGGACAGCCTATGCCAATTTCAACATTGGCTTCTGCCCTCGCAAATGCACCACCTGAACAGCAGAGGACG ATGTTGGGTGAAAGTCTGTACCCACTTGTTGATCAGCTGGAGCACGAGCATGCAGCAAAGGTGACGGGCATGCTTCTTGAGATGGATCAAACTGAGGTTTTGCATCTGCTTGAATCACCAGAGGCGTTGAAGGCCAAAGTTAATGAGGCTATGGAAGTTTTGAAGAATGTTCAGCAGGCTAATAGCCCTGCTGACCAACTAGCCTCTCTCTCCCTCAATGACAACCTTGTGTCTTGA
- the LOC104225117 gene encoding uncharacterized acetyltransferase At3g50280, whose protein sequence is MSSSSSSSPTVQHISECFIKPLYESEESKKPVYLSSWDLAMLSVHYIQKGLLFTKPSNFQLDLFLEKLKESLSLTLVQFYPLAGRLSTLKQENPPLYTVFIDCVNTPGARFIHANLDLTISDILSPKDVPLVVQSFFDHDKAINHDGHELSLLTIQVTELIDGVFIGCSINHVLADGSSFWLFFNTFSEIFKANNEQKKQKIPISISKSSPIHNHWFPKGHGPIINLPYTHHNQFISRHEAPHMRERFFHFSAESLKKLKAKANIECNTTKISTLQALSAHMWRCITKVRKFPSDQMTSCRMAINNRARLDPPLPQEYFGNCIQTVRGNATAGEVLEHNLGWAAWKLHQAVINHNNKEIREWVEKLECGMVYQMGFFDPCSIMMGSSPRFDMYGNEFGLGKGVALRSGYANKFDGKVSLYQGIEGDGSMDLEVCLLPEFMASLESDEEFMDSLSS, encoded by the coding sequence atgtcttcttcttcttcttcttcacctacTGTTCAACACATCTCAGAATGTTTCATTAAACCACTTTACGAATCCGAGGAATCTAAAAAACCTGTGTATTTATCATCATGGGATTTAGCTATGCTCTCTGTTCATTACATCCAAAAAGGTCTGCTTTTCactaaaccttcaaattttcaacttgaTCTTTTTTTGGAAAAACTTAAAGAATCACTCTCACTTACCCTTGTCCAATTTTACCCCTTAGCTGGTCGACTTTCTACACTTAAACAAGAAAATCCTCCTCTTTACACTGTCTTTATTGACTGTGTTAACACCCCAGGTGCAAGGTTTATTCATGCTAATCTTGATTTAACTATTTCTGATATTCTTTCACCAAAAGATGTTCCTTTAGTAGTTCAATCATTTTTTGATCATGATAAAGCAATTAATCACGACGGACATGAATTATCTTTGTTAACTATTCAAGTTACAGAATTAATTGATGGGGTTTTTATTGGTTGCTCAATTAATCATGTATTAGCTGATGGTTCttctttttggcttttctttaatACTTTTTCTGAAATTTTCAAAGCCAATAATGAAcagaaaaaacagaaaattccAATTTCCATTTCTAAATCATCACCTATTCATAACCATTGGTTTCCAAAAGGACATGGTCCAATTATTAATCTTCCTTATACTCACCATAATCAATTCATTAGTAGGCATGAAGCTCCACATATGAGGGAAAGGTTTTTTCATTTCTCAGCTGAGTCTTTGAAAAAACTCAAAGCAAAAGCAAATATAGAGTGTAATACAACCAAGATTTCAACTTTACAAGCTTTGTCAGCTCATATGTGGAGATGCATAACTAAAGTTAGAAAATTTCCATCTGATCAAATGACAAGTTGCAGAATGGCTATAAATAACAGAGCAAGATTAGACCCTCCATTGCCACAGGAATATTTTGGTAATTGTATTCAAACTGTTCGAGGAAATGCCACAGCTGGTGAAGTTCTTGAACATAACCTTGGATGGGCAGCTTGGAAATTGCATCAAGCTGTGATTAATCATAACAATAAGGAAATTCGTGAATGGGTTGAGAAACTGGAATGTGGTATGGTTTATCAGATGGGATTTTTTGATCCTTGTAGTATTATGATGGGGAGTTCACCAAGATTTGATATGTATGGAAATGAATTTGGATTGGGAAAAGGAGTAGCATTGAGAAGTGGATATGCAAATAAATTTGATGGGAAAGTGTCTTTGTATCAAGGAATTGAAGGTGATGGTAGTATGGATTTGGAAGTTTGCCTTTTACCTGAGTTTATGGCTTCTCTTGAATCTGATGAGGAGTTCATGGACAGTTTGTCAAGTTAA